In Felis catus isolate Fca126 chromosome A3, F.catus_Fca126_mat1.0, whole genome shotgun sequence, a single genomic region encodes these proteins:
- the PSD4 gene encoding PH and SEC7 domain-containing protein 4, with product MMGDDSLSEHPKPMEFLSLSLGDDLRPCPGADLRETCGHPDPPEPCAEQTWSSEPPDSTKPDAPPGASGAEPVHLGSGSSQGGPRHKAAPPGSPRSSHPLGSPRQSQSTSTQVMFWAGILQAQMCVLDLEEELEKTEGLRAELRCCIPTAPVELPAFPSSPAGPRGSGLHPSLPTEEASGRDSSGPEGENPKPVWPREERPDSSPEWGAEEESVFFDNPLFLESPCSDTSASGAGFSWGFSDSRTDGRPEPQYPQTLEPPLPEGGVPWELGSEPDLGVGTADRSGHTTPPFPVPTYKPHFFSWAVADTTEGTPEAPSGCGESETSLGNSCDPTASAASCVDKAWDAGPSPAIHPALPWALPSPEGWQTEEGPSWPRGPLLSQDRGDSDAECPQESAPCTLAPGSPGSPASSPERGSPESESRGPGPRPSPVSSQEGSPRLWGPLQGSSFPEWTLDASRPSLLETDGAKPSFLEKEEARDAPNPGKEVKSEGPARTPEAGAVVQPGPHLTSTEGLPESPKPQAQSPEEGQRPQAGDKLANGVRTDKVAWNLASRLYHLEGFRKSEVAAYLQKNNDFSRAVAEEYLSFFQFGGQSLDRALRVFLQALVLSGETQERERILYQFSKRFHYCNPGVFSSADSVHTLTCAIMLLNTDLHGQNIGKSMTCQEFITNLNGLCDGGNFPKELLKAFYWSIRSEKLEWAVDEEDTAGPEKAQLSPAAGKMNKPFLQLAQNPMAPTYKQGILARKMHHDADGKKTPWGKRGWKMFHTLLRGMVLYFLKGEDHCPAEESLVGQMVDEPVGVHHSLATPAIHYTKKPHVFQLRTADWRLYLFQAPTAKEMSSWIARINLAAATHSAPPFPAAVGSQRRFVRPILPVGPAQSSLEEQHRSHENCLDAASDDLLDLQRNLPERRGRSRELEEYRLRKEYLEYEKTRYETYVQLLVARLHYPSDDLDLWEEQLGREAGGTQEPKPSLKKSHSSPSLHQDEAPTTAKVKRNISERRTYRKIIPKRNRNQL from the exons ATGATGGGTGACGACAGCCTCTCTGAACACCCCAAACCCATGGAGTTTCTCAGCCTCTCCTTGGGAGACGACCTGCGGCCGTGCCCAGGAGCAGACCTGAGGGAGACGTGCGGCCATCCTGACCCTCCCGAACCTTGTGCGGAACAGACCTGGTCCTCTGAGCCTCCAGATTCCACGAAGCCAGATGCTCCTCCCGGGGCCTCCGGCGCAGAGCCTGTGCATCTGGGGAGCGGCTCTTCCCAGGGGGGCCCCAGGCACAAGGCCGCACCCCCCGGGTCACCCAGGAGCAGCCATCCTCTGGGGAGCCCCAGGCAGAGCCAGAGCACGTCCACCCAGGTGATGTTCTGGGCGGGCATCCTGCAGGCCCAGATGTGCGTCCTGGAcctggaggaggagctggagaagaCAGAAGGGCTCAGGGCTGAGCTGAGGTGCTGCATCCCCACAGCCCCTGTGGAGCTCCCCGCCTTCCCCTCCAGCCCCGCAGGCCCCCGGGGCTCGGGCCTCCACCCCAGCTTGCCCACGGAGGAGGCCTCTGGGAGAGACAGCAGTGGGCCTGAGGGGGAGAATCCGAAGCCCGTGTGGCCGAGGGAGGAAAGGCCGGACTCTTCCCCGGAGTGGGGTGCCGAGGAGGAGAGCGTCTTCTTCGACAACCCCCTCTTTTTGGAGAGCCCTTGCTCGGACACCAGTGCTTCTGGAGCTGGCTTTTCCTGGGGGTTCTCAGACTCTCGCACAGATGGGAGACCCGAGCCCCAGTATCCCCAGACCCTGGAGCCCCCGCTCCCAGAAGGCGGAGTGCCATGGGAGCTGGGCAGTGAGCCGGATCTGGGGGTTGGCACGGCTGATCGCAGCGGACACACCACACCTCCATTCCCTGTGCCCACCTACAAACCTCACTTCTTCTCGTGGGCTGTGGCTGACACCACCGAGGGGACCCCTGAAGCACCTTCTGGCTGCGGGGAGAGTGAG ACTTCTCTGGGAAACAGCTGTGACCCCACCGCATCTGCAGCATCCTGTGTGGATAAAGCCTGGGACGCAGGACCTAGCCCCGCCATACATCCTGCgttaccttgg gccctgcccagccctgaaGGCTGGCAGACAGAAGAGGGTCCTTCCTGGCCCCGGGGGCCTCTTCTCTCCCAGGACAGAG GTGACAGTGATGCTGAGTGTCCCCAGGAATCTGCTCCCTGCACCTTGGCTCCTGGCTCCCCAGGGAGCCCAGCGTCTTCACCGGAACGTGGCAGCCCTGAGTCTGAGAGCAGAGGCCctggccccaggcccagccctgtgTCCTCCCAGGAAGGCAGCCCGCGGCTCTGGGGCCCCCTCCAGGGCAGCAGTTTTCCCGAGTGGACACTAGATGCTTCACGCCCTTCACTCCTGGAGACAGATGGGGCAAAGCCAAGTTTCCTGGAGAAAGAGGAGGCCAGAGACGCTCCAAACCCAGGGAAGGAAGTAAAGAGTGAAGGCCCAGCCAGGACTCCAGAGGCTGGAGCCGTCGTCCAGCCTGGTCCTCACTTGACTTCTACAGAAGG GCTTCCTGAGAGCCCCAAGCCCCAAGCACAGTCCCCAGAGGAAGGCCAAAGGCCACAGGCTGGAGACAAGCTGGCGAATGGTGTCAGGACCGACAAGGTGGCCTGGAACTTGGCCTCTCGCCTCTATCACCTGGAAGGCTTCCGGAAGTCTGAAGTGGCTGCCTACCTACAGAAGAA CAATGACTTCAGCAGGGCTGTGGCTGAGGAGTACTTGTCCTTCTTCCAGTTTGGAGGCCAGAGCCTGGACCGCGCCCTCCG GGTCTTCCTGCAGGCCCTGGTGCTCAGTGGGGAGACTCAGGAGCGGGAGCGAATCCTCTACCAGTTCTCCAAACGCTTCCATTACTGCAATCCTGGGGTCTTCTCCTCTGCAG ATTCTGTACACACCTTGACCTGTGCCATCATGCTCCTTAACACGGACCTGCATGGACAG AACATTGGGAAGAGCATGACTTGCCAAGAATTCATAACCAACCTGAACGGCCTGTGTGACGGCGGGAACTTCCCCAAGGAGCTGCTGAAG GCCTTCTACTGGTCTATCCGAAGTGAGAAGCTTGAATGGGCTGT GGACGAAGAAGACACAGCCGGACCAGAGAAGGCCCAGCTGTCTCCCGCTGCGGGCAAGATGAACAAGCCCTTCCTGCAGTTGGCCCAGAACCCCATGGCACCCACCTACAAGCAGGGCATCCTGGCCCGGAAGATGCATCATGATGCAGATGGCAAGAAGA CGCCGTGGGGCAAGCGCGGCTGGAAGATGTTCCACACCTTGCTTCGGGGGATGGTTCTCTACTTCCTGAAG GGAGAGGACCACTGCCCTGCAGAGGAGAGTTTGGTGGGGCAGATGGTGGACGAGCCCGTGGGGGTGCACCACTCGCTGGCCACCCCGGCCATCCATTACACCAAGAAGCCACACGTCTTCCAGCTGCGGACTGCCGACTGGCGGCTCTACCTCTTCCAGGCACC CACTGCTAAGGAGATGAGTTCCTGGATCGCGCGCATCAACCTGGCCGCCGCCACGCACTCGGCGCCGCCCTTCCCCGCAGCGGTGGGCTCCCAGCGCAGATTTGTCAGGCCCATCCTGCCTGTGGGCCCCGCGCAGAGCTCCCTG GAGGAGCAGCATCGATCCCACGAGAACTGCCTGGACGCTGCCTCCGATGACCTGCTGGATCTGCAGAGGAACTTACCGGAGCGGCGCGGCCGCAGCCGAGAGTTGGAAGAGTACCGCTTGCGGAAGGAGTACCTGGAGTATGAG AAAACCCGCTACGAGACGTACGTGCAGCTGCTGGTGGCCCGTCTTCACTACCCCTCAGATGACCTGGACCTGTGGGAAGAGCAGCTGGGGAGGGAAGCCGGAGGCACTCAGGAGCCCAAGCCCAGCCTGAAGAAATCCCACTCGAGCCCGTCCCTGCACCAGGACGAGGCCCCCACCACGGCCAAGGTGAAGCGCAACATCTCAGAGCGCAGAACTTACCGGAAGATCATCCCCAAGAGGAACCGCAATCAGCTGTGA